A stretch of Ischnura elegans chromosome 4, ioIscEleg1.1, whole genome shotgun sequence DNA encodes these proteins:
- the LOC124157374 gene encoding S-antigen protein-like, which translates to MGCREKGTGGQGARGQGDQGTMVQGGKGQGDKMTRGQGVKGATGHGDKWSRGQEDRETMRQVDKVAKGKGDKVTREQGAKGEQEQGDKGTIGQADRGTRGQGGKGTRGQGEKRVMGDGDKGSRGREVKGKREPGDKLARGEGAKGQGDKNRENGEVEKGIRGQGDKGTRGQGDSKTRGEGDKGTRGQGCKWTRLQGERGTRGQGGKERNGIRDKGTRDLGEKGTSGLGARGQRDKVTSWQGGKGTRRQEERGQRDKEISGHVNKGTGGQGDKGARGDGDKEMRGQGGKGTRG; encoded by the exons atGGGGTGCAGGGAAAAGGGGACAGGGGGGCAAGgcgcaaggggacaaggggaccagGGGACAATGGTACAAGGGGGcaagggacaaggggacaagatgacaagggggcaaggggtcAAAGGGGCAACAGGACATGGGgacaagtggtcaaggggacaggAGGACAGGGAGACAATGAGGCAAGTGGACAAAGTGGCAAA gggaaaaggggacaaggtgaCGAGGGAGCAAGGAGCCAAGGGGGAACaggaacaaggggacaaggggacaattGGTCAAGCGGACagagggacaaggggacaaggtggcaaggggacaagggggcaaggagaGAAGAGGGTTATGGGTGACGGGGACAAGGGGTCCAGGGGCCGAGAAGTCAAGGGGAAAAGGGAACCAGGGGACAAGCTGGCAAGGGGTGAGGGGGcaaagggacaaggggacaa aaatagGGAGAATGGGGAAGtggagaaagggataaggggacaaggggataaggggacaagaggacaagGGGACAGTAAAACAAGGGgtgaaggggacaaggggacaaggggacaaggttgCAAGTGGACAAGGTTGCAAGGGGAGagggggacaaggggtcaagggggaAAGGAGAGAAATGGAAtaagggacaaggggacaagggacttaggggaaaaggggacaagtgGGCTAGGGGCAAGGGGACAAAGAGACAAGGTTACAAGCTggcaagggggcaaggggaccaGGCGACAAGAGGAAAGGGGGCAAAGGGACAAGGAGATAAGTGGACATGTTAACAAGGGGAcagggggacaaggggacaagggggcaaggggagatGGGGACAAGGAGAtgaggggacaagggggcaaggggacaaggggataa